A genomic window from Salvia splendens isolate huo1 chromosome 11, SspV2, whole genome shotgun sequence includes:
- the LOC121754147 gene encoding homeobox-leucine zipper protein HDG5-like isoform X1, translating into MYGDCQVMSSSTVGGNPMPSDNSSLYNSTIQNPNFNFMANISPFNMFSPILPQKEEAAAAMAKAKEDILESGSGSEHIEGASGNEQEAEQQPPAKIKRYHRHTARQIQEMESLFKECPHPDDKQRLKLSQDLGLKPRQVKFWFQNRRTQMKAQQDRQENVVLRAENESLKTENYRLQATLRNIVCPNCGGPAVLGEMGYDEQQLRIENARLKEEFERVCCMVSQYNGRTMQAMGPNSDLMQQQPHSLELDMGVGVGVYPRKLDEQHMSNCPSDMMPLSFMPETSHFAGNTLILEEEKSLAMELAMSSMNELLKMWQTDEPLWVQEADTGKYVLNLEEYARMFSWSANLKLNSHQLRTEATRDTAVVIMNSITLVDAFLDANKWMELFPSIVSRAKTLQIVHSEVPDHATGSIHLMYAELQVLSPLVPTREAHFLRYCQHNAEEGTWAIVDFPIDGFHNDYSPSFPFYKRRPSGCIIQDMPNGYSKVTWVEHAEVEDGPINAVFSNLVSSGVAFGAQRWLAVLQRQCERLASLMARNIPDLGVIPSPEARKSVMNLSQRMIRTFCLNISTCYGQSWTALSESAEDTVRITTRRVTDPGQPNGLILSAVSTTWMPFQHKQVFDFLRDERSRAQLDVLSNGNSLNEVAHIANGSNPGNCISLLRINVASNSSQSVELVLQESCTDDSGSLVVYATVDVDAIQMVMNGEDPSCIPVLPMGFVVVPITNSSNESTKESGCLLTVCLQVLASTMPNSKLNLSSVTAINHHLCNIVQQITALLNSTNAAAAFTTDADAPAPSPAVAD; encoded by the exons ATGTATGGAGATTGTCAAGTTATGTCGTCATCAACGGTGGGAGGAAACCCTATGCCATCAGATAACTCATCTCTGTACAACTCCACCATCCAAAACCCCAACTTCAATTTCATGGCCAACATCAGCCCTTTCAACATGTTCTCTCCAATTCTCCCA CAGAAAGAAGAAGCCGCCGCCGCGATGGCGAAAGCCAAAGAGGATATATTGGAAAGTGGCTCCGGCAGCGAGCACATCGAAGGAGCGTCGGGAAACGAGCAGGAGGCGGAGCAGCAGCCCCCCGCCAAAATCAAACGCTACCACCGCCACACCGCCCGCCAGATCCAAGAGATGGAATC ATTGTTCAAGGAATGTCCGCACCCAGACGACAAACAGCGCCTCAAACTCAGCCAAGACCTCGGCCTCAAACCGAGGCAAGTCAAATTCTGGTTCCAAAATCGCCGCACTCAGATGAAG GCACAACAAGACCGGCAGGAGAATGTGGTACTTAGGGCGGAGAATGAGAGCCTCAAGACGGAGAATTATCGGTTGCAGGCGACGTTGAGGAACATCGTGTGCCCCAACTGTGGAGGTCCCGCCGTGCTCGGGGAGATGGGCTATGACGAGCAGCAGCTACGCATAGAAAATGCACGCCTCAAAGAAGAG TTTGAGCGTGTATGCTGCATGGTCTCGCAATACAACGGGCGGACAATGCAGGCCATGGGGCCCAATTCCGATCTGATGCAACAACAGCCTCATTCATTGGAACTGGACATGGGCGTGGGCGTGGGTGTTTATCCAAGAAAGCTAGATGAGCAGCACATGAGCAACTGTCCTTCGGACATGATGCCTCTTTCTTTCATGCCCGAAACCTCCCATTTCGCAGGCAACACTCTGATCTTGGAAGAGGAGAAGTCTCTAGCCATGGAGCTGGCCATGTCGTCCATGAACGAGCTGCTGAAGATGTGGCAGACGGACGAGCCTCTCTGGGTTCAGGAAGCGGATACGGGCAAGTATGTCCTCAATCTTGAGGAGTATGCAAGGATGTTTTCTTGGTCTGCCAATCTCAAGCTGAATTCTCATCAGCTGAGGACTGAAGCAACCAGAGACACCGCGGTTGTTATCATGAACAGCATCACTCTTGTTGATGCTTTCCTTGATGCA AATAAATGGATGGAGCTGTTTCCTTCCATAGTTTCCAGAGCAAAAACACTTCAGATAGTGCACTCAGAGGTTCCCGACCATGCTACTGGTTCTATTCACTTg ATGTATGCTGAGCTACAAGTTCTCTCACCCTTAGTCCCCACGCGCGAGGCTCATTTCCTCCGCTACTGCCAGCACAACGCGGAGGAGGGAACGTGGGCGATCGTCGATTTCCCAATCGACGGCTTCCACAACGACTACTCTCCTTCCTTCCCTTTCTACAAAAGGCGCCCTTCTGGATGCATCATTCAAGACATGCCTAATGGATACTCAAAG GTAACTTGGGTCGAGCATGCTGAGGTTGAAGATGGACCGATCAACGCTGTCTTCAGCAATCTGGTCAGCAGTGGTGTGGCCTTTGGGGCACAGCGTTGGCTCGCAGTTCTGCAGCGCCAGTGCGAGAGGCTTGCCAGCCTCATGGCCAGAAACATACCTGATCTTGGAG TGATCCCATCGCCTGAAGCACGAAAAAGTGTGATGAATCTCTCACAGAGGATGATTAGGACATTCTGTCTCAACATAAGCACTTGCTATGGCCAATCTTGGACAGCCCTCTCTGAATCTGCTGAGGACACTGTTCGAATCACTACCAGGAGAGTCACTGATCCCGGCCAGCCCAACGGCCTCATTCTTAGCGCCGTCTCCACCACTTGGATGCCCTTTCAACACAAGCAGGTTTTCGACTTCTTGAGAGACGAACGCTCCAGAGCTCAG CTTGACGTGCTCTCAAATGGGAATTCACTAAATGAAGTAGCTCACATTGCCAACGGTTCAAATCCAGGAAACTGCATTTCTCTTCTCCGCATCAAT GTTGCTAGCAACTCATCACAGAGTGTGGAGCTGGTGCTGCAAGAGAGCTGCACCGATGATTCAGGGAGCTTAGTAGTGTACGCGACAGTGGACGTTGATGCGATTCAGATGGTGATGAACGGCGAGGATCCATCCTGCATCCCCGTCCTACCCATGGGATTCGTCGTTGTGCCAATCACCAACAGCAGCAATGAATCAACCAAAGAATCCGGATGCCTCCTCACAGTCTGCCTCCAAGTCCTAGCAAGCACAATGCCAAACTCAAAGCTCAATCTCTCAAGCGTCACCGCCATCAACCACCACCTCTGCAACATCGTGCAGCAGATCACCGCACTTCTCAACAGCACCAATGCTGCGGCCGCTTTCACCACCGATGCTGATGCCCCCGCCCCCTCCCCCGCTGTGGCTGATTAA
- the LOC121754147 gene encoding homeobox-leucine zipper protein HDG5-like isoform X2 produces the protein MYGDCQVMSSSTVGGNPMPSDNSSLYNSTIQNPNFNFMANISPFNMFSPILPKEEAAAAMAKAKEDILESGSGSEHIEGASGNEQEAEQQPPAKIKRYHRHTARQIQEMESLFKECPHPDDKQRLKLSQDLGLKPRQVKFWFQNRRTQMKAQQDRQENVVLRAENESLKTENYRLQATLRNIVCPNCGGPAVLGEMGYDEQQLRIENARLKEEFERVCCMVSQYNGRTMQAMGPNSDLMQQQPHSLELDMGVGVGVYPRKLDEQHMSNCPSDMMPLSFMPETSHFAGNTLILEEEKSLAMELAMSSMNELLKMWQTDEPLWVQEADTGKYVLNLEEYARMFSWSANLKLNSHQLRTEATRDTAVVIMNSITLVDAFLDANKWMELFPSIVSRAKTLQIVHSEVPDHATGSIHLMYAELQVLSPLVPTREAHFLRYCQHNAEEGTWAIVDFPIDGFHNDYSPSFPFYKRRPSGCIIQDMPNGYSKVTWVEHAEVEDGPINAVFSNLVSSGVAFGAQRWLAVLQRQCERLASLMARNIPDLGVIPSPEARKSVMNLSQRMIRTFCLNISTCYGQSWTALSESAEDTVRITTRRVTDPGQPNGLILSAVSTTWMPFQHKQVFDFLRDERSRAQLDVLSNGNSLNEVAHIANGSNPGNCISLLRINVASNSSQSVELVLQESCTDDSGSLVVYATVDVDAIQMVMNGEDPSCIPVLPMGFVVVPITNSSNESTKESGCLLTVCLQVLASTMPNSKLNLSSVTAINHHLCNIVQQITALLNSTNAAAAFTTDADAPAPSPAVAD, from the exons ATGTATGGAGATTGTCAAGTTATGTCGTCATCAACGGTGGGAGGAAACCCTATGCCATCAGATAACTCATCTCTGTACAACTCCACCATCCAAAACCCCAACTTCAATTTCATGGCCAACATCAGCCCTTTCAACATGTTCTCTCCAATTCTCCCA AAAGAAGAAGCCGCCGCCGCGATGGCGAAAGCCAAAGAGGATATATTGGAAAGTGGCTCCGGCAGCGAGCACATCGAAGGAGCGTCGGGAAACGAGCAGGAGGCGGAGCAGCAGCCCCCCGCCAAAATCAAACGCTACCACCGCCACACCGCCCGCCAGATCCAAGAGATGGAATC ATTGTTCAAGGAATGTCCGCACCCAGACGACAAACAGCGCCTCAAACTCAGCCAAGACCTCGGCCTCAAACCGAGGCAAGTCAAATTCTGGTTCCAAAATCGCCGCACTCAGATGAAG GCACAACAAGACCGGCAGGAGAATGTGGTACTTAGGGCGGAGAATGAGAGCCTCAAGACGGAGAATTATCGGTTGCAGGCGACGTTGAGGAACATCGTGTGCCCCAACTGTGGAGGTCCCGCCGTGCTCGGGGAGATGGGCTATGACGAGCAGCAGCTACGCATAGAAAATGCACGCCTCAAAGAAGAG TTTGAGCGTGTATGCTGCATGGTCTCGCAATACAACGGGCGGACAATGCAGGCCATGGGGCCCAATTCCGATCTGATGCAACAACAGCCTCATTCATTGGAACTGGACATGGGCGTGGGCGTGGGTGTTTATCCAAGAAAGCTAGATGAGCAGCACATGAGCAACTGTCCTTCGGACATGATGCCTCTTTCTTTCATGCCCGAAACCTCCCATTTCGCAGGCAACACTCTGATCTTGGAAGAGGAGAAGTCTCTAGCCATGGAGCTGGCCATGTCGTCCATGAACGAGCTGCTGAAGATGTGGCAGACGGACGAGCCTCTCTGGGTTCAGGAAGCGGATACGGGCAAGTATGTCCTCAATCTTGAGGAGTATGCAAGGATGTTTTCTTGGTCTGCCAATCTCAAGCTGAATTCTCATCAGCTGAGGACTGAAGCAACCAGAGACACCGCGGTTGTTATCATGAACAGCATCACTCTTGTTGATGCTTTCCTTGATGCA AATAAATGGATGGAGCTGTTTCCTTCCATAGTTTCCAGAGCAAAAACACTTCAGATAGTGCACTCAGAGGTTCCCGACCATGCTACTGGTTCTATTCACTTg ATGTATGCTGAGCTACAAGTTCTCTCACCCTTAGTCCCCACGCGCGAGGCTCATTTCCTCCGCTACTGCCAGCACAACGCGGAGGAGGGAACGTGGGCGATCGTCGATTTCCCAATCGACGGCTTCCACAACGACTACTCTCCTTCCTTCCCTTTCTACAAAAGGCGCCCTTCTGGATGCATCATTCAAGACATGCCTAATGGATACTCAAAG GTAACTTGGGTCGAGCATGCTGAGGTTGAAGATGGACCGATCAACGCTGTCTTCAGCAATCTGGTCAGCAGTGGTGTGGCCTTTGGGGCACAGCGTTGGCTCGCAGTTCTGCAGCGCCAGTGCGAGAGGCTTGCCAGCCTCATGGCCAGAAACATACCTGATCTTGGAG TGATCCCATCGCCTGAAGCACGAAAAAGTGTGATGAATCTCTCACAGAGGATGATTAGGACATTCTGTCTCAACATAAGCACTTGCTATGGCCAATCTTGGACAGCCCTCTCTGAATCTGCTGAGGACACTGTTCGAATCACTACCAGGAGAGTCACTGATCCCGGCCAGCCCAACGGCCTCATTCTTAGCGCCGTCTCCACCACTTGGATGCCCTTTCAACACAAGCAGGTTTTCGACTTCTTGAGAGACGAACGCTCCAGAGCTCAG CTTGACGTGCTCTCAAATGGGAATTCACTAAATGAAGTAGCTCACATTGCCAACGGTTCAAATCCAGGAAACTGCATTTCTCTTCTCCGCATCAAT GTTGCTAGCAACTCATCACAGAGTGTGGAGCTGGTGCTGCAAGAGAGCTGCACCGATGATTCAGGGAGCTTAGTAGTGTACGCGACAGTGGACGTTGATGCGATTCAGATGGTGATGAACGGCGAGGATCCATCCTGCATCCCCGTCCTACCCATGGGATTCGTCGTTGTGCCAATCACCAACAGCAGCAATGAATCAACCAAAGAATCCGGATGCCTCCTCACAGTCTGCCTCCAAGTCCTAGCAAGCACAATGCCAAACTCAAAGCTCAATCTCTCAAGCGTCACCGCCATCAACCACCACCTCTGCAACATCGTGCAGCAGATCACCGCACTTCTCAACAGCACCAATGCTGCGGCCGCTTTCACCACCGATGCTGATGCCCCCGCCCCCTCCCCCGCTGTGGCTGATTAA
- the LOC121755045 gene encoding probable calcium-binding protein CML18 — MNCKAPAVKLDDEQLAELREIFRSFDRNNDGSLTELELGSLLRSLGLKPSPDQIDALIHKADTNNNGLIEFSEFVSLVAPELLPAKSPYTEEQLRHLFEMFDRDGNGYITAAELAHSMAKLGHALTAEELTGMIREADTDGDGRINFQEFSQAITSAAFDNSWA; from the coding sequence ATGAACTGTAAAGCTCCGGCCGTGAAATTGGACGACGAGCAGTTGGCGGAGCTGCGGGAGATATTCCGCTCATTCGACCGGAACAATGATGGTAGCCTGACGGAGCTCGAGCTCGGCTCGCTGCTGCGGTCGCTCGGTTTGAAGCCGAGCCCCGATCAGATCGACGCGCTGATCCATAAGGCCGACACGAACAACAACGGATTGATAGAGTTCTCGGAGTTCGTGTCGCTGGTGGCGCCGGAGCTCCTGCCGGCGAAGTCGCCTTACACGGAGGAGCAGCTCAGGCACCTCTTCGAGATGTTTGATCGGGACGGGAACGGGTACATCACGGCGGCGGAGCTGGCGCACTCCATGGCCAAGCTCGGCCACGCCCTGACTGCGGAGGAGCTCACTGGGATGATCAGGGAGGCTGACACCGACGGCGACGGCAGGATCAATTTTCAGGAGTTCTCGCAGGCGATCACCTCTGCCGCCTTTGACAATTCTTGGGCTTGA